A genomic segment from Pseudoduganella chitinolytica encodes:
- a CDS encoding CopG family transcriptional regulator, translating to MPNDIKTRAIDSEKITINLFPVDLGQIDLLVQQGFYANRTDLIRTAIRNQLQLHADVVRQTVMRDKLVLGVQHYSRADLEAVQAAGETLNIRVVGLATIGPDVPPELAAATIHSIAVLGALHASPAVKAALKGRIG from the coding sequence ATGCCGAACGACATCAAGACCCGGGCCATCGACTCGGAAAAAATCACGATCAACCTGTTTCCGGTGGACCTGGGACAGATCGACCTGCTGGTACAGCAGGGTTTCTATGCGAACCGCACGGACCTGATCCGCACCGCGATTCGCAACCAGTTGCAGCTGCATGCGGACGTGGTGCGCCAGACCGTCATGCGCGACAAGCTCGTGCTCGGGGTGCAGCATTATTCGCGCGCCGACCTGGAGGCCGTACAGGCCGCCGGCGAGACGCTCAATATCCGGGTGGTTGGCCTGGCGACGATCGGTCCGGATGTCCCGCCCGAACTCGCCGCCGCCACCATCCATTCCATTGCCGTGCTGGGCGCCTTACACGCCAGCCCGGCCGTCAAGGCCGCCCTGAAGGGGCGGATCGGCTGA
- the map gene encoding type I methionyl aminopeptidase yields the protein MAISIKTPADIEGMRLAGRLGSEVLDYITPFVKPGVTTGELDRLCHEYMTNVQGTVPAPLNYAPPGYTPYPKAICTSVNDVICHGIPGDKVLKNGDVVNLDITIITKDGYHGDNSRMFYIGEPSILAKRLTEVTYECMWLGIAQVRPGGHFGDIGHAIQVHAEKAGYSVVREFCGHGIGKGFHEEPQVLHYGKPGTGEELKPGMIFTIEPMINAGRRDIREMNDGWTIKTKDRSLSAQWEHMVLVTETGYEVLTLSAGSPPPPAFITAAKAA from the coding sequence ATGGCCATTTCCATCAAGACCCCCGCAGACATCGAAGGCATGCGCCTTGCCGGCCGCCTGGGTTCCGAAGTCCTCGACTACATCACGCCGTTCGTCAAGCCAGGCGTCACCACGGGCGAGCTCGATCGCCTGTGCCACGAGTACATGACGAACGTGCAGGGCACCGTGCCGGCGCCGCTGAACTACGCGCCGCCCGGCTACACCCCCTACCCGAAGGCGATCTGCACCTCCGTCAACGACGTCATCTGCCACGGCATTCCCGGCGACAAGGTGCTGAAGAACGGCGACGTGGTCAACCTGGACATCACGATCATCACCAAGGATGGCTACCACGGCGACAACAGCCGCATGTTCTACATTGGCGAGCCGTCGATCCTGGCCAAGCGCCTGACGGAGGTGACGTACGAATGCATGTGGCTGGGCATCGCCCAGGTGCGCCCTGGCGGCCACTTCGGCGACATCGGCCACGCCATCCAGGTGCACGCCGAGAAGGCCGGCTACAGCGTCGTGCGCGAATTCTGCGGCCACGGCATCGGCAAGGGCTTCCACGAGGAGCCGCAGGTGCTCCACTACGGCAAGCCCGGCACGGGCGAGGAACTGAAACCGGGCATGATCTTCACGATCGAGCCGATGATCAACGCGGGCCGCCGCGACATCCGCGAGATGAACGACGGCTGGACGATCAAGACGAAGGACCGCAGCCTGTCGGCGCAGTGGGAGCACATGGTGCTGGTGACGGAAACGGGCTACGAAGTGCTGACGCTGTCGGCCGGCTCGCCGCCGCCGCCGGCCTTCATCACCGCCGCCAAGGCCGCCTGA
- a CDS encoding [protein-PII] uridylyltransferase, which produces MNTVIAACGQPRDQLRNQLKGRLKSDRQVVIATFHEDGKPEKLLRGLRQSVDAVLEQAWHEAGLPPETALVGVGGYGRGELFPHSDVDVLILLHKAPDEDTRHKLEEFVQLLWDLGLEIGSSIRTIDECLHESKADITVQTSLLEARCVAGNRQLFEQLQEAYDAAMDPQAFFHAKTSEMRQRHAKYEDTAFSLEPNCKESPGGLRDLQVILWVAKAAGLASSWRTLATRGLITQTEARQLMEKERAFKDIRVRLHLHAGRREDRLVFDVQTAVAESLGLHSTGSGIHMRRASEYLMQRYYWAAKTVTQLNTILLQNIEARLFPQDDEPQPINARFNEVNGFIDIASDDVFEQTPSAMLEIFVLMTERPALKGITARATRALWHERFKIDGRFRADPVNRAYFLRILQAPVGIIHALRRMNDLSILGRYLPNFRKIVGQMQHDLFHVYTVDQHILMVVRNMRRFTMPEHAHEYPFCSQLMANYPQHWLLYVAALFHDIAKGRGGDHSKLGVADVVQFCQDHGMSAHETELVAFLVEQHLLMSTVAQKQDLSDPDVIAAFARTVKDERHLTGLYLLTVADIRGTSPKVWNAWKAKLLEDLYKMTLRVLGGEPPSADRELKNRQQEALATLRLYGLPPDAHEPLWQQLDMAYFLRHDSSDIAWQTRALYDRLNSDKPVVKCRLAPIGEGLQIAVYVRDQPDLFARICGYFDRKNFSILDAKIHTTKHGYALDTFLVTEQSFAKSYRDIISLIEHELCDLLTSAAPLQPPTRGRLSRLSRTFPIQPTVDLRPDERGQYYLLSVAANDRTGLLYSIANVLTKYKVNLHTAKIMTLGERVEDVFIVDGATLANTRTQLQLETDLLEALKV; this is translated from the coding sequence ATGAACACCGTGATCGCCGCGTGCGGGCAGCCGCGCGACCAGTTGCGCAACCAGCTGAAGGGCCGCCTGAAGTCGGACCGCCAGGTCGTCATCGCGACCTTCCACGAGGACGGCAAGCCGGAAAAGCTGCTGCGCGGCCTGCGCCAGAGCGTCGACGCGGTGCTGGAACAGGCCTGGCACGAAGCCGGGTTGCCGCCGGAGACGGCGCTGGTGGGCGTGGGCGGGTACGGGCGCGGCGAGTTGTTCCCCCATTCCGACGTCGATGTGCTGATTCTGCTGCACAAGGCGCCCGACGAGGACACCCGGCACAAGCTGGAGGAGTTCGTCCAGCTGCTGTGGGACCTGGGCCTGGAGATCGGCAGCAGTATCCGCACGATCGACGAGTGCCTGCACGAGTCGAAGGCGGACATCACGGTGCAAACGAGCCTGCTGGAAGCGCGCTGCGTGGCTGGCAACCGCCAGCTGTTCGAGCAGCTGCAGGAAGCCTACGACGCGGCCATGGACCCGCAGGCGTTCTTCCACGCGAAGACGTCCGAGATGCGCCAGCGCCATGCCAAGTACGAGGACACGGCGTTCTCGCTCGAACCCAATTGCAAGGAAAGCCCCGGCGGCCTGCGCGACCTGCAGGTGATCCTGTGGGTGGCCAAGGCGGCCGGGTTGGCCAGTTCGTGGCGCACGCTGGCCACGCGCGGCCTGATCACCCAGACCGAGGCGCGCCAGCTGATGGAAAAGGAGCGCGCCTTCAAGGACATCCGCGTGCGCCTGCACCTGCATGCCGGCCGGCGCGAGGACCGCCTCGTGTTCGACGTGCAGACGGCGGTGGCCGAAAGCCTGGGCCTGCATTCCACCGGCAGCGGCATCCACATGCGCCGCGCCAGCGAATACCTGATGCAGCGCTACTATTGGGCCGCCAAGACCGTTACCCAGCTCAACACCATCCTGCTGCAGAACATCGAGGCGCGCCTGTTCCCGCAGGACGACGAGCCGCAGCCGATCAATGCCCGCTTCAACGAAGTGAACGGCTTCATCGACATCGCCAGCGACGACGTGTTCGAGCAGACGCCGTCGGCCATGCTGGAGATCTTCGTGCTGATGACGGAGCGCCCGGCCCTGAAGGGCATCACGGCCCGCGCCACCCGCGCGCTGTGGCACGAGCGCTTCAAGATCGACGGCCGCTTCCGCGCCGATCCCGTCAACCGCGCCTACTTCCTGCGCATCCTGCAGGCGCCGGTCGGCATCATCCACGCGCTGCGGCGCATGAACGACCTGTCGATCCTGGGCCGCTACCTGCCGAACTTCCGCAAGATCGTCGGCCAGATGCAGCACGACCTGTTCCACGTCTACACGGTCGACCAGCACATCCTGATGGTGGTGCGCAACATGCGTCGCTTCACGATGCCGGAGCACGCGCACGAATACCCGTTCTGCAGCCAGCTGATGGCGAACTACCCGCAGCACTGGCTGCTGTACGTGGCCGCGCTGTTCCACGACATCGCCAAGGGCCGCGGCGGCGACCATTCGAAACTGGGCGTGGCCGACGTCGTGCAGTTCTGCCAGGATCACGGCATGAGCGCGCACGAGACCGAGCTGGTCGCCTTCCTCGTCGAGCAGCACCTGCTGATGTCGACGGTGGCGCAGAAGCAGGACCTGTCCGATCCGGACGTCATCGCGGCGTTCGCCAGGACAGTGAAGGACGAGCGCCACCTGACGGGCCTGTACCTGCTGACGGTGGCCGACATCCGGGGCACCAGCCCGAAAGTGTGGAACGCGTGGAAGGCCAAGCTGCTGGAAGACCTGTACAAGATGACGTTGCGCGTGCTGGGCGGCGAGCCGCCGTCGGCCGACCGCGAGCTGAAGAACCGCCAGCAGGAGGCCTTGGCCACGCTGCGCCTGTACGGCCTGCCGCCCGATGCGCACGAGCCGCTGTGGCAGCAGCTCGACATGGCCTACTTCCTGCGCCACGATTCGTCGGACATCGCGTGGCAGACGCGCGCCCTGTACGACCGCCTGAACAGCGACAAGCCGGTGGTGAAATGCCGCCTGGCGCCGATCGGCGAAGGCCTGCAGATCGCCGTCTACGTACGCGACCAGCCCGACCTGTTCGCCCGCATCTGCGGCTACTTCGACCGCAAGAACTTCTCGATCCTGGACGCGAAGATCCACACCACGAAGCACGGCTACGCGCTCGACACGTTCCTCGTCACCGAGCAGAGCTTCGCCAAGAGCTACCGCGACATCATCAGCCTGATCGAACACGAGCTGTGCGACCTCCTGACCTCCGCGGCGCCGCTGCAGCCGCCCACGCGGGGCCGGCTGTCGCGCCTGTCGCGCACCTTCCCCATCCAGCCGACCGTGGACCTGCGGCCGGACGAACGGGGCCAGTATTATCTGCTGTCCGTGGCGGCCAACGACCGCACCGGGCTGCTGTACTCCATCGCCAACGTGCTGACCAAATACAAGGTCAACCTGCACACGGCGAAGATCATGACGCTGGGCGAACGCGTCGAGGATGTCTTCATCGTCGACGGCGCCACGCTGGCCAACACGCGCACCCAGCTGCAACTTGAAACCGATTTATTGGAAGCCTTGAAAGTCTGA
- the tsf gene encoding translation elongation factor Ts, translating into MAAITAAMVGELRAKTDAPMMECKKALTEAAGDMDKAEEILRVKLGGKAAKASARVTAEGVVAAFISGNVGALVEVNSETDFVAKNDDFLALANTAARLAAEKNPADVAALLALPTESGQTLDEVRSALVGKIGENMSIRRFQRFETTGKLASYLHGTRIGVIVDFEGADEQVGKDVAMHIAAMKPVALSSDQVPAEMIEKERSVAQAKADEDAAKAAAEGKPAQSADIVAKRLEGSVQKYLKEVSLLNQAFVKNDKQSVEQMLKAANATVKGFTMYVVGEGIEKKVDDFAAEVAAQMAASKGA; encoded by the coding sequence ATGGCAGCGATTACTGCAGCAATGGTTGGCGAACTGCGCGCCAAGACCGACGCCCCGATGATGGAATGCAAGAAGGCCCTGACCGAAGCGGCCGGCGACATGGACAAGGCGGAAGAGATTCTGCGCGTTAAGCTGGGCGGCAAGGCTGCCAAGGCATCGGCGCGCGTGACCGCCGAAGGCGTCGTCGCGGCATTCATCTCGGGCAATGTAGGCGCCCTGGTGGAAGTGAACTCCGAAACCGACTTCGTCGCCAAGAACGACGACTTCCTGGCGCTGGCCAACACGGCAGCCCGCCTGGCCGCCGAAAAGAACCCGGCCGACGTGGCTGCCCTGCTGGCGCTGCCGACCGAGTCGGGCCAGACGCTGGACGAAGTGCGCTCCGCCCTGGTCGGCAAGATCGGCGAGAACATGTCGATCCGTCGCTTCCAGCGTTTCGAAACGACCGGCAAGCTGGCTTCGTACCTGCACGGCACCCGTATCGGCGTGATCGTCGACTTCGAAGGCGCCGACGAGCAAGTGGGCAAGGACGTGGCCATGCACATCGCGGCAATGAAGCCGGTGGCCCTGTCGTCCGACCAGGTTCCTGCTGAAATGATCGAGAAAGAGCGCTCGGTTGCCCAGGCCAAGGCCGACGAAGATGCTGCCAAGGCCGCTGCCGAAGGCAAGCCGGCCCAGTCCGCCGACATCGTCGCCAAGCGCCTGGAAGGTTCCGTGCAGAAGTACCTGAAAGAGGTATCGCTGCTGAACCAGGCATTCGTCAAGAACGACAAGCAATCCGTCGAGCAGATGCTGAAGGCCGCCAACGCGACCGTCAAGGGCTTCACCATGTACGTGGTGGGCGAAGGCATCGAGAAGAAAGTAGACGATTTCGCCGCCGAAGTAGCAGCCCAGATGGCTGCTTCCAAGGGAGCGTAA
- a CDS encoding MHFG family PEP-CTERM protein has protein sequence MPLIAAALAATLSVSATCSWNRPGVDPYRGDTATALAHYPDIPAAQRKVLLDKITAGTPDDRVAIRRDAIVGDGRYDPAIRDMHFGKARMCGTVDRSRWTEARSEPGAVYCADQHCILVPRICGNVSRITRRAKAAPQQPDQPVAVAEPVPIEPWQPGRHPLDWLTGTELGLSDGPGDEGGDSDGADEGDGAGEPRLLAEGGNPALWGWDEDQPVQAVPEASTWAMLLAGAGVVAGWSRRTARKAAART, from the coding sequence ATGCCTCTCATCGCCGCCGCCCTGGCCGCCACGCTGTCTGTCAGCGCCACCTGTTCCTGGAACCGGCCCGGTGTCGATCCCTACCGGGGCGATACCGCCACGGCACTGGCCCACTATCCGGACATCCCGGCCGCGCAGCGCAAGGTCTTGCTGGACAAGATCACCGCTGGCACGCCGGACGACCGCGTGGCGATCCGGCGTGACGCCATCGTCGGCGACGGCCGCTACGACCCGGCCATCCGCGACATGCACTTCGGCAAGGCACGCATGTGCGGCACCGTCGACCGCAGTCGCTGGACGGAAGCACGCAGCGAGCCTGGGGCCGTCTATTGTGCCGACCAGCATTGCATCCTCGTGCCCAGGATCTGTGGCAACGTCAGCCGCATCACGCGCCGTGCCAAGGCGGCGCCGCAACAGCCGGACCAGCCCGTGGCCGTGGCGGAACCTGTTCCGATCGAGCCATGGCAGCCCGGGCGCCACCCGCTCGACTGGCTGACGGGAACGGAGCTGGGCCTGTCCGACGGTCCCGGCGATGAAGGCGGCGACAGCGACGGCGCGGACGAAGGGGACGGCGCAGGCGAGCCGCGCCTGCTGGCCGAGGGCGGCAACCCGGCACTGTGGGGCTGGGACGAGGACCAGCCGGTCCAGGCCGTGCCGGAAGCCTCCACGTGGGCCATGCTGCTGGCCGGTGCCGGCGTCGTGGCCGGCTGGAGCCGGCGCACGGCGCGCAAGGCGGCCGCGCGAACCTGA
- a CDS encoding extracellular catalytic domain type 1 short-chain-length polyhydroxyalkanoate depolymerase has protein sequence MKFDSQLMARLQAATQQLLKDGPAASTTALRHAMGGSAAGEAPAGTAPLSSGARTFKDLNAAPDYAHGAPAGDGDAGAAPAQDLAGFLAGLGVRLPEGVTMPAGPAGAFGKAGAFALPEGFKLPDGFELPEGLSMPSSPVMRKRTPPPPVPAGATFADASFSNHAGTRGYKLYVPSTYTGQPVPLLVMLHGCTQDPDDFAAGTRMNQVAEETGCLVLYPAQSQQANQSRCWNWFAPGDQQHGRGEPAIIAGMTQEVMRRYAVDPRRVAIAGLSAGGAMAVIVGTLYPELFRAVGVHSGLPYGAAQDLPAALQAMKAGRKAHHGRKATSPPLIVFHGDKDRTVHAVNGEQVLADALAPHGSGKPAVTQAKAAGGRRYTRSVHTAADGRVVAEHWVLHGGGHAWAGGSASGSYTDPKGPDASRELLRFLMESTGDATVDLQPQH, from the coding sequence ATGAAATTCGATTCCCAACTGATGGCACGCCTGCAGGCTGCCACGCAACAACTGCTGAAGGACGGCCCGGCCGCCTCCACGACCGCGCTGCGCCACGCCATGGGCGGTAGCGCCGCGGGCGAAGCGCCTGCCGGCACCGCCCCGCTCTCCTCCGGGGCGCGCACGTTCAAGGACCTGAACGCGGCCCCGGACTACGCCCACGGGGCCCCGGCCGGAGACGGCGACGCCGGCGCGGCGCCGGCCCAGGACCTGGCCGGGTTCCTCGCCGGGCTGGGTGTGCGCCTGCCCGAGGGCGTCACCATGCCGGCGGGCCCTGCCGGGGCCTTCGGCAAAGCCGGCGCGTTTGCGCTGCCCGAAGGATTCAAGCTGCCCGACGGTTTCGAACTGCCCGAAGGCCTGTCGATGCCCAGCTCACCAGTCATGCGCAAACGCACTCCACCCCCTCCCGTTCCTGCCGGCGCCACGTTCGCCGACGCCAGCTTCAGCAACCACGCCGGCACCCGCGGCTACAAGCTGTACGTCCCCAGCACCTATACGGGCCAGCCGGTGCCGCTGCTGGTCATGCTGCACGGCTGCACGCAGGACCCGGACGACTTCGCGGCCGGCACGCGCATGAACCAGGTCGCCGAGGAGACGGGCTGCCTCGTGCTGTATCCGGCGCAATCGCAGCAAGCCAACCAGTCGCGCTGCTGGAACTGGTTCGCGCCGGGCGACCAGCAGCACGGGCGCGGCGAGCCGGCCATCATCGCCGGCATGACGCAGGAGGTGATGCGGCGCTACGCCGTGGACCCGCGCCGGGTCGCCATCGCCGGCTTGTCGGCGGGCGGTGCGATGGCCGTCATCGTCGGCACACTGTATCCGGAACTGTTCCGCGCCGTGGGCGTCCACTCCGGCCTGCCCTACGGCGCCGCGCAGGACCTGCCGGCGGCATTGCAGGCCATGAAGGCGGGCCGCAAGGCGCACCACGGCCGCAAGGCGACATCGCCGCCGCTGATCGTGTTCCATGGCGACAAGGACCGCACGGTACACGCCGTCAACGGCGAGCAGGTACTGGCCGACGCGCTGGCGCCGCACGGCAGCGGCAAGCCGGCCGTCACCCAGGCGAAAGCGGCGGGCGGACGCCGCTACACCCGCTCCGTGCACACGGCGGCGGATGGACGTGTCGTCGCCGAGCACTGGGTCCTGCACGGCGGCGGCCACGCCTGGGCGGGCGGCAGCGCCAGCGGCAGCTACACGGATCCCAAGGGCCCGGACGCCAGCCGCGAGCTCCTGCGTTTCCTCATGGAATCAACCGGCGACGCCACTGTGGACTTGCAACCACAGCATTAA
- the rpsB gene encoding 30S ribosomal protein S2: protein MSVTMREMLEAGVHFGHQTRFWNPKMAPFIFGHRNKIHIINLEKTMAMYQEAMKTVRQLAANRGTILMVGTKRQARDIIAAEAQRAGVPYVDQRWLGGMLTNFKTIKTSIKRLKDMEATIEDGSVEKLTKKDALLFRRELEKLQKSIGGIKDMGGVPDAIFVVDVGYHKGAITEAQKLGIPVIGVVDTNHSPAGVDYIIPGNDDSSKAITLYARGVADAILEGRANASADVLEQIKTASGDEFVEVNEQA, encoded by the coding sequence ATGTCTGTAACGATGCGTGAAATGCTGGAAGCCGGCGTCCATTTCGGTCACCAAACCCGTTTCTGGAACCCAAAGATGGCACCGTTCATCTTCGGCCACCGCAACAAGATTCACATCATCAACCTGGAAAAAACCATGGCGATGTACCAGGAGGCGATGAAGACCGTCCGCCAACTGGCCGCGAACCGTGGCACGATCCTGATGGTGGGCACCAAGCGCCAGGCGCGCGACATCATCGCCGCTGAAGCCCAGCGCGCGGGTGTTCCTTATGTCGACCAGCGCTGGCTGGGCGGCATGCTGACCAACTTCAAGACCATCAAGACCTCGATCAAGCGCCTGAAGGACATGGAAGCTACCATCGAAGACGGTTCCGTCGAGAAGCTGACCAAGAAGGATGCACTGCTGTTCCGTCGCGAACTGGAAAAGCTGCAAAAGTCCATCGGCGGTATCAAGGATATGGGCGGTGTGCCTGACGCGATCTTCGTAGTCGACGTCGGCTACCACAAGGGCGCGATCACCGAAGCGCAGAAGCTGGGTATCCCGGTCATCGGCGTGGTCGACACCAACCACTCGCCAGCCGGCGTGGATTACATCATCCCTGGTAACGACGACTCCTCCAAAGCGATCACCCTGTACGCCCGCGGCGTGGCAGATGCGATCCTGGAAGGCCGCGCAAACGCCTCCGCTGACGTCCTGGAACAGATCAAGACGGCATCCGGCGACGAATTCGTGGAAGTGAACGAGCAAGCGTAA
- a CDS encoding DNA-binding protein: MPDAIPTYEEVAEAAARLREEGSPVTIDAVREMVGSGSAAAILRHLAAWREAEQPMPAPPSATIPPELATALTDWARRHAEEAGAGAREALERARGDIEELLRSGDEIEFERNQAQAVNAEQAEQIEQLTVELRDARRVATEALVSKAKDQLAIDGKERQINDLRQQLERNVTASAADSDARLAAEMELVGAVTARDEFASEIKQLRQQLDAVKAERATLRAEMDALRGRRQQ; this comes from the coding sequence ATGCCAGACGCCATACCTACCTACGAAGAAGTTGCCGAAGCCGCAGCCCGCCTGCGCGAGGAAGGCAGCCCCGTTACGATCGACGCCGTGCGCGAAATGGTCGGCAGCGGCTCGGCCGCCGCGATCCTGCGCCACCTGGCGGCCTGGCGCGAGGCCGAGCAGCCGATGCCGGCGCCACCGTCCGCCACGATCCCGCCCGAGCTGGCGACGGCGTTGACGGACTGGGCGCGCCGTCACGCCGAGGAGGCGGGTGCGGGCGCGCGCGAAGCGCTGGAGCGGGCCCGCGGCGACATCGAGGAGCTGCTGCGTTCGGGCGACGAGATCGAGTTCGAGCGCAACCAGGCACAGGCCGTCAATGCCGAACAGGCCGAACAGATCGAGCAGTTGACGGTCGAGCTGCGCGACGCCCGCCGCGTGGCCACGGAGGCGCTCGTCAGCAAGGCCAAGGACCAACTGGCCATCGACGGCAAGGAGCGCCAGATCAACGACCTGCGCCAGCAACTGGAGCGCAACGTGACCGCCTCCGCGGCCGATTCGGACGCCCGCCTGGCGGCCGAGATGGAACTCGTCGGCGCGGTGACGGCGCGCGACGAATTTGCATCGGAAATCAAGCAGCTGCGTCAGCAGCTCGACGCCGTCAAGGCCGAGCGGGCTACGCTGCGGGCCGAGATGGACGCGCTGCGCGGGCGACGACAGCAGTAG
- a CDS encoding flagellar brake protein, protein MKAPSKSRRERATWLNTMAVRTYSAKRRPKWTAAQVFRGAFRRNSPGDAMSNLSVASHQAALLDATAVCQPNPHRKGPPRPADALERIALTAPSHEITDIDQIGDSLQVLAERGDAVSIYPAGDSTPVLARILWVHPEQPHFMLELNEGSALPMGRCTFVAMLQSSRFQFELSADWQAEPGHPTYVPAEFPERAVVLNRRSTMRLETPLASTFNASFVLFGNPYELQLYDVSVGGVGMRCAPRDAAGLHIGRKLQRVRLELGPDTVVICDLEIRLARRFRSFLLGEQLQIGCQFVNLSPQMQQEVERVLARMSANRR, encoded by the coding sequence ATGAAAGCACCCAGCAAATCGCGCCGCGAGCGGGCCACCTGGCTCAATACGATGGCCGTCCGGACCTACAGCGCGAAGCGCCGCCCGAAATGGACGGCCGCGCAGGTCTTCCGTGGTGCTTTCCGGCGCAACAGCCCAGGGGACGCAATGAGCAATCTATCCGTAGCCAGCCACCAGGCCGCCTTGCTAGACGCAACGGCCGTGTGCCAGCCCAATCCACACCGCAAGGGACCGCCGCGCCCGGCCGATGCGCTGGAACGCATCGCCCTCACGGCGCCGTCGCATGAGATCACCGACATCGACCAGATCGGCGACTCGCTGCAGGTGCTGGCCGAACGGGGCGATGCCGTGTCGATCTACCCGGCCGGCGACAGCACGCCGGTCCTTGCACGCATCCTGTGGGTTCACCCGGAACAGCCCCATTTCATGCTGGAGCTGAACGAGGGCAGCGCGCTGCCGATGGGACGCTGCACCTTCGTGGCGATGCTGCAGTCCTCGCGCTTCCAGTTCGAGCTGTCGGCCGACTGGCAGGCCGAACCGGGTCATCCGACCTACGTGCCGGCCGAGTTCCCGGAGCGCGCCGTCGTGCTGAACCGCCGCTCGACGATGCGTCTGGAGACGCCGCTGGCCAGTACGTTCAACGCCTCGTTCGTCCTGTTCGGCAATCCTTACGAACTGCAGCTGTACGACGTCTCCGTCGGCGGCGTCGGCATGCGCTGCGCCCCGCGCGACGCGGCCGGCCTGCACATCGGCCGCAAGCTGCAACGCGTGCGGCTGGAACTGGGTCCCGACACCGTCGTCATCTGCGACCTGGAGATCCGCCTGGCCCGCCGCTTCCGCTCCTTCCTGCTGGGCGAGCAGCTGCAGATCGGCTGCCAGTTCGTCAACCTGTCGCCGCAGATGCAGCAGGAAGTCGAGCGCGTGCTGGCGCGCATGAGCGCCAATCGGCGCTAA
- a CDS encoding PEP-CTERM sorting domain-containing protein, whose protein sequence is MYKSLSLAVLLCVSSAQVAQAKTYAITSKTSGVVYDSAMGSHFGGARFVDGTPYSLEVTAIVDDRRMEQTDWAQFTFSDVRMNAVFSYDGTAFRFDGTRTVELLFAPDRRGPTLVSFAAAATAQADTLWFTHNFSVAPEDYPGITALDPVDLDLTALAQDPQAVITLLADGNPTGRIYGQARTLHYAVTPVPEPATIALLAGGLAVLGGAAARRKRTA, encoded by the coding sequence ATGTACAAATCACTATCCCTTGCCGTGTTGCTCTGCGTCAGCTCGGCCCAGGTCGCTCAAGCGAAAACGTATGCCATCACCAGCAAGACCTCCGGCGTCGTCTACGACTCCGCGATGGGCTCGCATTTCGGCGGTGCCAGGTTCGTCGACGGCACCCCCTACTCGCTCGAGGTCACCGCCATCGTCGACGATCGCCGGATGGAGCAGACCGATTGGGCGCAATTCACGTTCTCCGACGTCCGGATGAACGCGGTGTTCTCCTATGACGGGACGGCTTTCCGGTTCGACGGTACGCGCACGGTGGAACTGCTGTTCGCACCGGACCGCAGGGGACCGACCCTGGTCAGCTTCGCCGCCGCGGCGACTGCCCAGGCCGATACCCTGTGGTTCACGCATAACTTCAGCGTGGCCCCGGAGGATTATCCCGGCATCACGGCGCTCGATCCAGTGGACCTCGACCTGACCGCGCTGGCGCAGGACCCGCAGGCCGTGATCACGCTGCTGGCCGACGGCAACCCCACGGGACGGATCTACGGCCAGGCGCGCACGCTGCACTATGCCGTCACGCCGGTGCCGGAGCCGGCCACCATCGCGTTGCTTGCGGGCGGCCTGGCCGTCCTGGGCGGCGCGGCCGCGCGACGCAAGCGCACCGCCTGA
- a CDS encoding pseudouridine synthase, protein MSEELLRLSKRMSELGLCSRREADEWIAKGWVRVDGNVVSELGTKVYPSQKVTVERQAAAEQSKRVTILINKPMGYVSGQAEDGYTPAVALIKPENRWADDPSPEQFHPTQLRSLVPAGRLDIDSVGLLVLTQDGRIAKHLIGQDTEIDKEYLVRVQYTKPGKLPDADLKKLNHGLWMDGKPLLPAKVRWQNDDQLSFTLREGKKRQIRRMCEMVGLKVVGLKRVRIGRVKLGDLPVGQWRYLSPEERF, encoded by the coding sequence ATGTCTGAAGAATTACTACGCCTGTCCAAGCGCATGTCCGAACTGGGCCTGTGCTCCCGCCGCGAGGCCGACGAATGGATCGCCAAGGGCTGGGTGCGGGTCGACGGCAACGTCGTCTCGGAACTGGGCACGAAGGTCTACCCGAGCCAGAAGGTGACGGTGGAACGCCAAGCCGCCGCCGAGCAGTCCAAGCGCGTGACGATCCTGATCAACAAGCCGATGGGCTATGTGTCGGGCCAGGCCGAGGATGGCTACACCCCGGCGGTGGCGCTGATCAAGCCGGAGAACCGCTGGGCCGACGATCCGTCGCCCGAGCAGTTCCACCCGACGCAGTTGCGCAGCCTGGTCCCCGCCGGCCGCCTGGACATCGATTCGGTGGGCCTCCTGGTGCTGACGCAGGACGGCCGCATCGCGAAACACCTGATCGGGCAGGACACGGAGATCGACAAGGAGTACCTTGTACGGGTGCAGTATACGAAACCAGGCAAGCTGCCGGATGCCGACCTGAAAAAACTGAATCACGGGCTGTGGATGGACGGCAAGCCGCTGCTGCCGGCGAAGGTGCGCTGGCAGAACGACGACCAGCTCAGCTTCACGCTGCGCGAGGGCAAGAAGCGCCAGATCCGGCGCATGTGCGAGATGGTGGGCCTGAAGGTGGTCGGGCTCAAGCGCGTGCGCATCGGCAGGGTCAAGCTGGGCGACCTGCCGGTAGGCCAGTGGCGTTATCTTTCTCCCGAAGAAAGATTCTAG